The genomic DNA TTTTAACAGGACAAAATTTGTAGATTAAGGGTACCGTTTACTGTATAATCGCCCCGAATGACTGAATTGATTTACAAACACCTATTTCTTCGCGCTACACTTCTTGTAATGTTGGCCGGCTGCGCCGCTGAAGCACCAAACACAACAGATCATTTACAGGAAAAACCCCGTGTTGTTGTCACAACCGACCCTGAACTCGACGATTTCAATTCGCTCCTCAGGTACCTGCTCTACAGTACAGATTTCCAGACCGAGGGTCTGATTTATGCGAGTAGCCAGTTCCACTGGAAAGGCGACGGTACCGGCAAAACCTGGAAAGTGGAAGGCAGGGAATACACACGCTTTGGTCTCGACATTTGCCCCTGCACTTCGTGGCGCTGGGCTGAAGATGACCGGTTTATCCATGAGGCTGTTGAAACGTATGCGGAAGTATATGATAACCTCATTGTACACAACCCAGACTACCCCGCGCCATCCGAATTACTCGCCAAAATCAAAATTGGCAATATTGAGTTTGACGGCGACATTTCGAAAGACACACCGGGATCAGACTTGATTAAGTCGCTACTCCTCGACAATGATGACACGCCTCTGTATCTGCTTGCCTGGGGCGGACAAAGCACGATCGGCCGGGCCTTGAAATCGATTCAGGAGCAGTACGCTGAAGCTGATAACTGGGATGCTATCCAACTGAGCGTATCTGAGAAAGCCATCATTCAAGCCTATGGCGACCAGGACGATGTCTATGCAACCTACATTCAGCCCAATTGGCCGGACATCGAATTCAGGGAAATGGCTAACAGTACGTACGGCTATGGTGCACGCGGCTCGGTACTGCCTGAAGACCTTCATATTCTCAGCGCAGCCTGGACAGCGACCAATGTCTCCAGTCAGGGCCCTATGGGCGCCCGTTACCGGGTGTGGGGTGACGGTGTTCAGATGGTGAAAGATGATATTTTCGATTACTTCGGCCTGGATGGATACACCGACGAAGAACTGCGGGCGATGGGCTACATCGTCTGGATGCCCGTTCAGGAAAAGGGATCGTGGATTTCGGAAGGTGACACGCCGACGTTTATGAATCTTATAAACAATGGGTTGCGCGGGTACGAAGATGCAAGCTATGGTGGCTGGGGTGGTCGCAACAGTGAAGATGTAGGCCCCAACGGATCTGATCAAGAATACACACGGGCCCGCTTTTTTGGTGCAGCACAACATGATTTTGCCAGCCGGCTCAAGTGGTCTGTTACATCAGTTTTCGAAGATGCCAACCACGAGCCAGTCGTAAACCTAACTGGACCGCACACCATCACCGCAAAACCGGGTGATACCATCACGTTGCAAGCATCTGTTAGCGATCCTGACGGAGATACCGTGGCTACGCGGTGGTGGCAATACATTGAAGCAGACAGCTATACGGGTGAAGTCTCCATTGAATCAACAGATGCTTTGACGGCTACCGTTCAAATTCCGACTGACGCTGTGCCTGGCTGCAACATTCACTTGATTCTGGAAGCTACAGATGATGGCATGCCGGCGCTTACGCGTTACCAGCGGGTCGTTGTTACTGTTGCGCTTTAGGTCCAAGGAAGCACGTGTGCTTTTACTTGGTGTAGAGTGGCGGATATTAAAACGTTGACTTAAACAGTATGATTGTTATTTACGGCATTAAGGAGAAGCTCAATCCGATTAAAGCCATGCTGTCTGATGTGATCCACAATTGCATGCAATCTGTACTTGGCTTTCCGGAAGACAAACGCGCCCACCGATTTATGCCGATGGACAAAACTGATTTCTATTACCCAGGTGGACGATCAGATGCTTACACGGTCATTGAGATTAACATGATGGCGGGCCGGCAAATTGCAACACAGAAGCAATTGATTTATACCTTGTTTAAGGAAATCAAAAATAAACTGGCTATTGATCCTGTTGATATAGAGATTATAATCAAAGAACAGGCACATCACCAATGGGGCTTCCGTGGCATGACCGGCGACGATGCCAATGACCTCAGCTACCGCGTTAATGTTTGAGTTCAGCAAACCACCAATTACATTCCATCATGTGTTATAGAACGCTTTGCCTTCTCCTGTTTTCCTGTTGCCTATTCGAGAACGGCTACGCCCAGGCAACGGATACATACCAGGTCTCGCCGGCTGATGTCTCCTCCATTGACGCCATCATTGATGCATCTTATGACGTGATTTCAGGCACAGCAGACGAGCCCCGCAACTGGGACCGCGAGCGTTCGCTCTTTCATCCGGAATCACGGCACATGCCAACACGCTATGAAAGCTCAGGCGCATACACCGTCGACGTGATGGATGTTGAAGGGTTTATTGATCGCGCAGATCCTTTTTTCAAGAAAGCCGGCTTCTACGAGTACGAAATTGCCCGCAAAACAGAGCAGTTTGGCAACATCGCGCACGTACTCAGCACTTACGCGTGGAAAAACGAAATAGACGGCCCGGTGGGTGGCCGCGGCATCAACAGCT from Bacteroidota bacterium includes the following:
- a CDS encoding nucleoside hydrolase-like domain-containing protein, which codes for MTELIYKHLFLRATLLVMLAGCAAEAPNTTDHLQEKPRVVVTTDPELDDFNSLLRYLLYSTDFQTEGLIYASSQFHWKGDGTGKTWKVEGREYTRFGLDICPCTSWRWAEDDRFIHEAVETYAEVYDNLIVHNPDYPAPSELLAKIKIGNIEFDGDISKDTPGSDLIKSLLLDNDDTPLYLLAWGGQSTIGRALKSIQEQYAEADNWDAIQLSVSEKAIIQAYGDQDDVYATYIQPNWPDIEFREMANSTYGYGARGSVLPEDLHILSAAWTATNVSSQGPMGARYRVWGDGVQMVKDDIFDYFGLDGYTDEELRAMGYIVWMPVQEKGSWISEGDTPTFMNLINNGLRGYEDASYGGWGGRNSEDVGPNGSDQEYTRARFFGAAQHDFASRLKWSVTSVFEDANHEPVVNLTGPHTITAKPGDTITLQASVSDPDGDTVATRWWQYIEADSYTGEVSIESTDALTATVQIPTDAVPGCNIHLILEATDDGMPALTRYQRVVVTVAL
- a CDS encoding tautomerase family protein, with translation MIVIYGIKEKLNPIKAMLSDVIHNCMQSVLGFPEDKRAHRFMPMDKTDFYYPGGRSDAYTVIEINMMAGRQIATQKQLIYTLFKEIKNKLAIDPVDIEIIIKEQAHHQWGFRGMTGDDANDLSYRVNV